A DNA window from Sphingopyxis macrogoltabida contains the following coding sequences:
- a CDS encoding response regulator: MPDNRRILLVEDDVLIGMMLVDMFDALGFPQPEQATSNQEALAIIGAGPIDGALVDINLGDEKGWPVADALAERGIPFAFTTGGGDVIPPAHAHRTLVTKPFRISQIEAILDEFFAD, encoded by the coding sequence ATGCCGGATAATCGCCGCATCTTGCTCGTCGAGGACGATGTGCTGATCGGGATGATGCTCGTCGACATGTTCGACGCGCTCGGCTTTCCCCAGCCCGAGCAGGCGACAAGTAATCAGGAGGCGCTGGCGATCATCGGCGCCGGGCCGATCGACGGCGCTCTCGTCGATATCAACCTTGGCGACGAAAAGGGCTGGCCGGTCGCCGATGCGCTCGCCGAACGCGGCATTCCCTTTGCCTTCACCACCGGCGGCGGCGACGTCATTCCGCCCGCGCACGCGCACCGGACACTGGTGACCAAACCGTTCAGGATCAGCCAGATCGAAGCCATTCTCGACGAATTTTTCGCGGATTAG
- a CDS encoding M13 family metallopeptidase, with the protein MTRLHASSRLMATAALGAILFAIVPATGAAAQEAAATTPAAATTDKPEIGDFGFDTTGMDKSVQPGDDFYAYANGAWAKNTQIPADKSNYGMFTALGDLSQKRTQEILEAAKGDPNSMIGRAYASYLDSAAVEAKGLAPIEPWLAKVRGVDKAGLAALLAEADRNGIPHFFGGYVGQDDKNPEVYIYSMGQGGIGMPDRDFYLKDGERNTKLQAAYLAHLQNVLTLAGEKDAAARAKAIYDFEKQVATVHWDKNDSSDAVKVYNKMTVAELAKAAPGFDWATFIRGVGVKEDTLLVAQPSAFTGEAKLLADAPIGVIRDILIVRSLDGFSDVLPDAVAQEAFAFYGTALSGTPQMQERWKRAVDFTTGNMGEAVGQDYVAKYFPPETKAAMDVLVKNVLAALDTRIGNLTWMQPETKVKAKKKLANFTTKIGYPDRWKDYSKLEIKADDLFGNALRSNQFAHDDNISRLGGPIRRWEWGMTPMEVNAYANFGMNEIVFPAAILQPPFFDPNADAAINYGGIGAVIGHEISHHFDDQGAKYDETGKLADWWTPADVAAFEAAGKALVAQYDAYEVLPGEHLDGTFTLGENIGDLAGLTIAYDAYKKSLGGKEAPVIDGLSGDQRFFLGWAQVWRRNYRDQNLSQRITTDPHSPSIQRSWVSRNLDPWYKAYNVKEGQKLYLAPKDRVRIW; encoded by the coding sequence ATGACTCGTCTCCACGCCTCTTCGCGCCTGATGGCGACCGCCGCGCTTGGCGCCATCCTCTTTGCCATCGTCCCGGCAACCGGCGCCGCTGCGCAAGAAGCCGCCGCGACCACGCCCGCCGCAGCAACGACCGACAAACCCGAAATCGGCGATTTCGGGTTCGACACCACCGGCATGGACAAGAGCGTCCAGCCCGGCGACGATTTCTATGCCTATGCCAACGGCGCCTGGGCAAAGAACACTCAGATTCCGGCCGACAAGTCGAACTATGGCATGTTCACCGCGCTGGGTGACCTGTCGCAGAAGCGCACGCAGGAAATCCTCGAGGCAGCGAAAGGCGACCCGAACAGCATGATCGGCCGCGCCTATGCGTCGTACCTCGATTCAGCGGCGGTCGAGGCCAAGGGGCTCGCGCCGATCGAGCCGTGGCTGGCGAAGGTCCGCGGCGTCGACAAGGCCGGCCTCGCCGCGCTGCTCGCCGAAGCCGACCGCAACGGCATTCCGCATTTCTTCGGCGGTTATGTCGGGCAGGACGACAAGAATCCCGAAGTCTATATCTATTCGATGGGGCAGGGCGGCATCGGCATGCCCGATCGCGATTTCTACTTGAAGGATGGCGAACGCAACACGAAGCTGCAGGCCGCTTATCTGGCGCATCTCCAGAATGTCTTGACGCTCGCCGGCGAAAAGGATGCCGCGGCGCGCGCCAAGGCGATCTATGATTTCGAAAAGCAGGTTGCGACCGTCCACTGGGACAAGAACGACAGCAGCGACGCGGTCAAGGTCTACAACAAGATGACGGTCGCCGAGCTGGCGAAGGCGGCGCCGGGTTTCGACTGGGCGACCTTCATCCGCGGCGTCGGGGTCAAGGAAGACACGCTGCTGGTGGCGCAGCCGAGCGCCTTCACCGGCGAGGCGAAGCTGCTCGCCGATGCACCGATCGGCGTCATCCGCGACATATTGATCGTCCGCAGCCTTGACGGCTTCTCCGACGTGCTGCCCGACGCGGTCGCACAGGAAGCCTTTGCCTTTTATGGCACCGCGCTGTCGGGCACGCCGCAGATGCAGGAGCGCTGGAAGCGCGCGGTCGATTTCACCACGGGCAATATGGGCGAGGCCGTGGGCCAGGATTATGTCGCCAAATATTTCCCGCCCGAAACCAAGGCGGCGATGGACGTGCTGGTCAAGAATGTCCTCGCGGCGCTCGACACGCGCATCGGCAATTTGACGTGGATGCAGCCCGAAACCAAGGTGAAGGCGAAGAAGAAGCTTGCCAATTTCACCACCAAGATCGGCTATCCCGACCGCTGGAAGGACTATAGCAAGCTCGAGATCAAGGCCGACGACCTGTTCGGCAACGCGCTCCGCTCGAACCAGTTCGCGCACGACGACAATATCAGCCGCCTCGGCGGCCCGATCCGTCGCTGGGAGTGGGGGATGACCCCGATGGAGGTCAACGCCTATGCCAATTTCGGCATGAACGAGATCGTCTTCCCCGCCGCGATCCTCCAGCCGCCCTTCTTCGATCCCAATGCCGACGCGGCGATCAACTATGGCGGCATCGGCGCCGTCATCGGCCACGAGATCAGCCACCATTTCGACGATCAGGGCGCGAAGTACGACGAGACCGGTAAGCTTGCCGACTGGTGGACCCCCGCCGACGTCGCGGCTTTCGAGGCGGCGGGCAAGGCGCTCGTCGCGCAATATGACGCCTATGAAGTGCTGCCCGGCGAACATCTCGACGGCACTTTCACGCTTGGCGAGAATATCGGCGATCTTGCCGGTCTGACCATCGCCTATGACGCCTATAAGAAGTCGCTGGGCGGCAAGGAAGCGCCGGTGATCGACGGGCTGAGCGGCGATCAGCGCTTCTTCCTCGGCTGGGCACAGGTCTGGCGGCGCAACTATCGCGACCAGAATCTGTCGCAGCGGATCACCACCGATCCGCATTCGCCGTCGATTCAGCGGTCTTGGGTCTCGCGCAATCTTGACCCGTGGTATAAGGCCTATAACGTCAAGGAAGGCCAGAAGCTCTATCTGGCGCCGAAAGATCGCGTCCGCATCTGGTAA
- a CDS encoding hybrid sensor histidine kinase/response regulator, with translation MVPPTLSRIDYAVLGGLALLSVALLFWVTGNAPLAAGFLAGLAIAVGGVVLARRLFPVPAAGEASLPDWTMLRAAVNHDDVAIAVTDRAGRLVCANDLFATWFGGFITPPGLPVDGRGAELLKNAGRAAWRDGEGRVDDLAVGPLQLRAQVTRTGQAEDYLVWRFAALERLDLVSEIVRHLDGPAGRTLGQAGVMAALVSAEGRLRVANQAFLLRALGEGDVSHYAGRDVAPMLRLDDGGSLYFAREGDRATPVRMLQIPLAPADSHTPMLLAMLDEEMGPTDRGTAQGYVETLLSLLPFGLAMVDRDGRFLYMNRAFLRAAGLAEGKMLRYPGDLVVGEDKGPLADMIRRHSSGQQVGGDLSIRLAGQGDEPVSMRVVGVRGLGEAAVLLSLKDSSEESRLKRQVAQASKMQAVGQLAGGVAHDFNNILTAVLGACDLMLMRHTPGDSDYDDIQQIRSNANRAASLTRQLLAFSRQQTLRPQILQLPDVISEVSHLLKRLIGDTVKLSVHHGRGLGAVRADPGQLEQVIINLAVNARDAMPGGGTLTIETYPVSAAEARQMGSEIMPPADYSALKVSDTGTGIAPDVLPKIFEPFFTTKDVGKGTGLGLSTVYGIIKQSAGFIFADSKPGQGTSFTIYLPVHRAEGDAPVVAAPPPKPKKSQWGTGTILLVEDEDMVRAVAERALVRAGYTVVTASQGEEGLERFGQMDKVDLIVSDVVMPTMDGPAMVRAMRAKRPALPVLFMSGYAEEQLRQSIDIDDVAFLPKPFSVAQLTEAVSAALDEAAHRVSDAG, from the coding sequence CTGGTCCCGCCGACGCTGTCGCGCATCGACTATGCGGTGCTCGGCGGGCTGGCGCTGCTGTCGGTCGCGCTGCTGTTCTGGGTCACCGGCAATGCGCCGCTCGCGGCCGGCTTCCTCGCCGGGCTGGCGATCGCGGTCGGCGGCGTGGTGCTGGCGCGCCGATTGTTCCCGGTCCCTGCGGCGGGCGAGGCTTCGCTTCCCGACTGGACGATGCTGCGCGCCGCGGTCAATCACGACGATGTCGCGATTGCGGTGACCGACCGCGCCGGCCGGCTGGTCTGCGCCAACGACCTGTTCGCGACCTGGTTCGGCGGCTTTATCACCCCGCCGGGATTGCCGGTCGACGGACGCGGGGCCGAATTGCTCAAGAACGCCGGACGCGCGGCGTGGCGCGACGGCGAAGGCCGGGTCGACGATCTGGCGGTGGGGCCGTTGCAATTGCGTGCGCAGGTGACGCGGACCGGGCAGGCCGAGGATTATCTCGTGTGGCGCTTCGCGGCGCTCGAGCGGCTCGATCTCGTGTCCGAGATCGTCCGCCACCTCGACGGACCGGCGGGACGGACGCTGGGGCAGGCAGGGGTGATGGCGGCGCTCGTCAGCGCCGAGGGACGACTGCGCGTCGCGAATCAGGCGTTTCTGCTGCGCGCATTGGGCGAAGGCGATGTTAGCCATTATGCCGGCCGTGATGTCGCGCCGATGCTCCGCCTCGACGATGGCGGCTCGCTCTATTTCGCGCGCGAAGGCGACCGCGCGACGCCCGTGCGCATGCTCCAGATCCCGCTCGCGCCGGCCGACAGCCACACGCCGATGCTCCTCGCGATGCTCGACGAGGAAATGGGGCCGACCGATCGCGGTACGGCGCAGGGCTATGTCGAAACCTTGCTGTCGCTGCTGCCTTTCGGGCTCGCGATGGTCGATCGCGACGGACGCTTTCTCTACATGAACCGCGCCTTCCTGCGCGCGGCCGGGCTCGCCGAAGGGAAGATGCTGCGGTATCCCGGCGATCTGGTCGTGGGCGAGGACAAGGGGCCGCTCGCCGACATGATCCGTCGCCACAGCAGCGGGCAGCAGGTCGGCGGCGACCTGTCGATCCGGCTGGCGGGGCAGGGCGACGAGCCGGTGTCGATGCGCGTTGTCGGCGTGCGCGGATTGGGCGAGGCGGCAGTGCTGCTGAGTCTGAAGGATTCGAGCGAGGAATCGCGTCTCAAGCGGCAGGTGGCGCAAGCGTCGAAGATGCAGGCGGTCGGCCAGCTCGCCGGCGGCGTCGCGCACGATTTCAACAATATCCTGACCGCGGTGCTCGGGGCGTGCGACCTGATGCTGATGCGCCACACGCCGGGCGACAGCGATTATGACGATATCCAGCAAATCCGCAGCAACGCCAACCGTGCCGCCAGCCTGACGCGGCAGCTTCTGGCCTTTTCGCGTCAGCAGACATTGCGGCCACAAATTCTCCAGCTTCCCGACGTCATCTCCGAAGTATCGCACCTGCTGAAGCGGCTGATCGGCGACACGGTGAAGCTGTCGGTCCATCATGGCCGGGGGCTCGGCGCGGTGCGCGCCGACCCCGGTCAGCTTGAGCAGGTGATCATCAACCTCGCCGTCAATGCGCGAGACGCGATGCCGGGCGGCGGCACGTTGACGATCGAAACCTATCCGGTCTCGGCAGCCGAAGCGCGGCAAATGGGCAGCGAGATCATGCCACCCGCCGATTATAGCGCCTTGAAGGTCAGCGATACCGGCACCGGTATCGCCCCCGACGTGTTGCCAAAGATTTTCGAACCCTTCTTCACCACCAAGGATGTCGGCAAGGGAACCGGGCTCGGCCTGTCGACCGTCTATGGCATCATCAAGCAGTCGGCGGGTTTCATCTTCGCCGACAGCAAGCCCGGGCAGGGGACCAGCTTCACCATCTACCTCCCCGTCCACCGTGCCGAAGGCGACGCACCGGTCGTCGCCGCGCCGCCGCCCAAGCCGAAGAAAAGCCAGTGGGGAACCGGCACCATCCTGCTCGTCGAGGACGAGGATATGGTGCGCGCGGTTGCCGAGCGCGCGCTGGTGCGTGCGGGCTACACCGTCGTCACCGCGTCGCAGGGCGAAGAGGGGCTCGAACGCTTCGGCCAGATGGACAAGGTCGACCTGATCGTCAGCGACGTCGTGATGCCGACGATGGACGGCCCGGCGATGGTTCGCGCCATGCGCGCGAAGCGTCCGGCGCTGCCCGTGCTTTTCATGTCGGGCTATGCCGAGGAACAATTGCGCCAGTCGATCGATATTGACGACGTGGCCTTCCTTCCCAAACCCTTTTCCGTCGCGCAGCTGACCGAAGCCGTGTCGGCGGCGCTCGACGAGGCGGCGCATCGGGTGTCCGATGCCGGATAA
- a CDS encoding DUF2062 domain-containing protein, translated as MSGPGKKPGDKAAVMNWIRRNSPNREELLESRFIKPFAHRVAHSHLWRFTRTSVRRGTALGLFVGIFFLIPGVQILGVALLALPFRANIPIGAAMTFLSNPVTTPLILAASVWLGSALFGMHTNVSNLYILYDEGASLVEWWHWFTANAGTALLGGLAGLFVISVVSAVVGYLLASVIWDSWIRLRWRQKIRRARDKRLEASTSDTPAG; from the coding sequence ATGAGCGGGCCGGGAAAGAAGCCGGGCGACAAGGCTGCGGTGATGAACTGGATCCGGCGCAATTCCCCGAACCGCGAGGAATTGCTGGAAAGCCGTTTCATCAAGCCGTTTGCCCACCGCGTCGCGCACAGCCATCTGTGGCGTTTCACGCGGACCTCGGTCCGCCGCGGCACCGCGCTCGGGCTGTTCGTCGGCATTTTTTTCCTGATCCCCGGCGTGCAGATACTGGGCGTCGCGCTGCTGGCGCTGCCGTTTCGCGCCAATATTCCGATCGGGGCGGCGATGACCTTCCTGTCTAATCCGGTCACCACCCCGCTGATTCTGGCCGCGTCGGTGTGGCTGGGGAGCGCGCTGTTCGGCATGCACACCAACGTGTCGAACCTCTACATCCTCTATGACGAAGGCGCTTCGCTCGTCGAATGGTGGCACTGGTTCACCGCCAACGCGGGAACGGCGCTGCTCGGCGGCCTTGCAGGTCTCTTCGTCATTTCGGTGGTTTCGGCGGTCGTCGGCTATCTCCTCGCCTCGGTGATCTGGGATAGCTGGATCCGCCTGCGCTGGCGGCAAAAGATTCGCCGGGCGCGCGACAAACGACTTGAGGCATCGACGAGCGACACGCCCGCCGGTTGA